The following are encoded in a window of Brevibacillus sp. DP1.3A genomic DNA:
- a CDS encoding HAD-IIA family hydrolase, translated as MLDTDRYDAYFFDLDGTIFLGNELLPGVEKTLAALREKQKKIMFLTNTTVQTRTACQTRLQKLGLAAQREEIMTAAYAAGLYLQENAEQARVLIVGEPALEEEIASFHIKQVQDAEEATHVLVGMDRAFTYEKLQQAADAVRNGAHLIVANPDPLCPVPGGAIPDTWALARAIETAGGASVWAMTGKPSRYYADQVFQQLHVQPERCVMVGDRLETDILLGKNSGMKTALVMTGVTTSRELEATEIQPDYILPTMEAMVQVE; from the coding sequence TTGCTAGATACAGATAGGTACGATGCGTATTTTTTTGATTTGGATGGAACGATTTTTCTTGGGAATGAACTGCTTCCTGGGGTGGAAAAGACACTTGCCGCGCTGCGGGAGAAGCAGAAAAAAATCATGTTTTTGACCAATACGACGGTACAGACAAGAACAGCTTGTCAGACTCGCCTCCAGAAGCTCGGATTGGCTGCTCAGCGGGAAGAAATCATGACGGCTGCCTATGCCGCGGGATTGTATCTTCAAGAGAATGCGGAGCAAGCGCGTGTCCTGATTGTTGGGGAGCCTGCCTTGGAGGAAGAGATTGCGAGCTTTCATATAAAGCAGGTGCAAGATGCGGAGGAAGCTACGCATGTATTGGTCGGAATGGACCGAGCATTTACGTATGAAAAGCTGCAACAAGCTGCTGACGCTGTGCGAAATGGAGCCCACCTGATCGTAGCGAACCCCGATCCGTTATGTCCGGTCCCAGGGGGTGCCATTCCTGATACATGGGCGTTGGCGAGAGCGATTGAAACGGCTGGCGGAGCCTCTGTCTGGGCGATGACTGGCAAGCCGTCCCGGTACTACGCCGATCAGGTTTTTCAACAGCTTCATGTGCAGCCAGAAAGATGCGTCATGGTGGGCGATCGTTTGGAGACAGACATTTTACTTGGGAAAAACAGCGGCATGAAAACGGCGCTGGTAATGACAGGTGTGACGACCAGTCGCGAACTGGAAGCCACAGAGATTCAGCCAGATTACATCCTTCCGACGATGGAAGCCATGGTGCAAGTCGAGTAG
- the efeO gene encoding iron uptake system protein EfeO, which yields MIQKWSYPLAAVVLGSSLLAACGNAQTQTEEKKPEAAQPDKPAAADQSATASTASAPSPELQASIDQYRKWVVDQTDQFVKATESFTTAVKAGDMEKAKKEYAPARAYFEKIEPIAESLGDFDPWIDAREGDVPDNEWRGYHKLEKALWETKSVADQGKVADQLLQDVKQLRVKVESVEIDVPMLVTGAVELLNEVSTSKVTGEEERYSHTDLYDFAANVEGAHEIYKVLKPAVTAKDSALANEIEARFADLDKALAPYRKGDGYVLYTELKEDQVKKLSQSLDALAEPLSKMGTIVGG from the coding sequence ATGATACAAAAATGGAGTTATCCACTCGCCGCAGTTGTTCTCGGCTCTTCCTTGCTCGCCGCTTGTGGAAACGCACAAACACAAACCGAAGAGAAAAAACCAGAAGCCGCTCAGCCTGACAAGCCTGCCGCTGCTGATCAGTCTGCGACAGCGAGCACTGCTTCTGCTCCTTCTCCTGAGCTGCAAGCCTCTATTGATCAATACCGAAAATGGGTCGTCGACCAAACCGACCAATTCGTAAAAGCAACAGAGAGCTTCACCACCGCCGTTAAAGCAGGCGATATGGAAAAAGCGAAAAAGGAGTATGCTCCAGCCCGTGCGTACTTTGAGAAAATCGAGCCTATCGCGGAATCTCTCGGCGATTTTGACCCGTGGATCGATGCCCGCGAAGGCGATGTGCCTGATAACGAATGGCGCGGCTATCACAAATTGGAGAAAGCACTCTGGGAAACCAAATCGGTTGCTGACCAAGGAAAAGTGGCGGATCAGCTGCTGCAAGATGTGAAGCAGCTCCGCGTGAAGGTAGAGAGCGTCGAAATCGATGTGCCTATGCTGGTAACGGGTGCGGTTGAGCTCTTGAACGAGGTATCGACGAGCAAGGTGACTGGTGAGGAAGAACGCTATTCTCATACGGACTTGTACGATTTCGCTGCAAACGTGGAAGGCGCTCACGAAATTTACAAAGTATTGAAGCCTGCTGTTACGGCTAAAGACTCTGCTCTTGCAAATGAAATTGAAGCTCGCTTCGCTGATTTGGATAAAGCACTCGCACCATACCGCAAAGGCGACGGCTATGTGCTGTACACCGAGTTGAAGGAAGACCAGGTGAAAAAGCTGAGTCAGTCCCTCGATGCATTGGCTGAACCATTGTCCAAAATGGGTACGATCGTAGGAGGCTAA
- the efeB gene encoding iron uptake transporter deferrochelatase/peroxidase subunit, which produces MNDKHLANTTANKFTRREALKLAGVGGIGLLLGATGVNTLLPSPPKNEQTSATPTGADEVIPFYGKHQSGIITPMQDFICMGAFDLTTTSLGDVRTLFQSWTQAAARMTAGKNVDEESDNALLPPVDTGEAMGLRPMKLTITFGLGASFFDERFGLAAKRPAPLVDLPRFNSDEMRKEWSGGDIVVQVCANDPQVAFHALRNLARIARGKAVLHWLQEGFQRTSASDPTGSTPRNLMGFKDGTNNPPVNDPATANEVVWAHTAESPAWMAGGSYMVMRRIRMRIEVWDRSSLTDQENTFGRHRLTGAPLGKANEFDELELDRKDAKGKPVMPVDSHVALAHMEGKVKILRRGYSYSSGMDLKTGQLDAGLLFICYNRDPRKQFIPMQQKLASVDLLNEYITHVGSGLYACLPGASEGGYIGDTLF; this is translated from the coding sequence ATGAATGACAAGCATCTCGCAAACACCACAGCGAACAAATTCACACGTCGAGAAGCTCTAAAGTTGGCTGGTGTCGGGGGGATTGGACTGCTGTTGGGGGCAACTGGGGTCAATACACTTTTGCCCTCTCCTCCTAAAAATGAGCAGACAAGTGCCACTCCGACCGGTGCAGATGAGGTCATTCCCTTTTATGGCAAGCATCAGTCCGGGATCATTACACCTATGCAGGATTTTATCTGCATGGGTGCTTTTGATTTGACGACGACCTCGCTAGGGGATGTCCGCACCTTGTTTCAAAGCTGGACGCAGGCAGCAGCACGCATGACTGCCGGCAAAAACGTCGATGAGGAGAGCGATAACGCCCTTCTTCCTCCTGTCGATACGGGAGAAGCCATGGGCCTGCGCCCAATGAAATTGACGATCACATTTGGGCTTGGCGCTTCTTTCTTTGACGAGCGCTTTGGTCTTGCAGCCAAACGCCCAGCTCCCTTGGTCGATTTACCTCGCTTCAACAGCGATGAAATGCGAAAGGAATGGTCGGGTGGCGATATTGTCGTGCAGGTCTGTGCCAACGATCCACAGGTCGCCTTCCATGCCTTGCGGAACTTGGCCCGGATCGCTCGAGGCAAAGCTGTTCTCCACTGGCTACAGGAAGGCTTCCAGCGTACCAGCGCATCCGACCCGACTGGCTCCACACCACGGAATCTGATGGGCTTCAAGGATGGCACGAACAATCCGCCGGTGAACGACCCCGCCACCGCAAATGAGGTCGTCTGGGCTCACACTGCTGAAAGTCCCGCGTGGATGGCAGGCGGAAGCTACATGGTCATGCGTCGAATCCGCATGCGGATCGAGGTATGGGATCGCTCTTCCCTCACCGATCAGGAGAATACATTTGGTCGTCATCGGTTAACTGGAGCTCCTCTTGGCAAAGCAAATGAGTTCGACGAGCTGGAGCTGGATCGCAAGGATGCCAAGGGCAAACCCGTTATGCCTGTGGATTCCCATGTCGCCTTGGCCCATATGGAGGGCAAGGTGAAAATTTTGCGACGCGGTTACTCTTATTCGAGTGGAATGGATCTCAAGACTGGTCAGCTCGATGCTGGGCTTTTGTTCATTTGCTACAATCGTGATCCGCGTAAGCAATTCATTCCGATGCAACAAAAGCTCGCATCCGTCGACCTGCTCAATGAATATATCACCCATGTTGGCAGTGGTTTGTACGCCTGTCTTCCTGGTGCAAGTGAGGGCGGATACATCGGGGACACGCTATTTTAA
- a CDS encoding FTR1 family protein, with the protein MKRYLFIICTCMLLWTSALSAAAAAPLVPEQLKQMIALSSDALISSGDNNWEEVAKAISSMKSIWEGNSEETSADAQALTQAIVEAEQALAQAKANPDTAKAAISNLAKATDRYVSSKEEGGQPKERAHKQIAALLPLLQNSMTAITEGDLAKAKQSYNSFVTGWYKAEGLVRAENAAIYGDMEIKISSARIALNTEPPDPKKSAEKVQALISTVDNYLSGKAVQQATANPSSEQPTISSLLELLASVETDIANQDATAASDKMETFITSWPSVEGVVMTKSQATYSSIEAKMVAVPTLILSNPPQWEKATAHLAEMKTELAPFTTASSYTAWDAGLILFREGLEAILIIVSLLTVLNKSGNADKRKWIWSGSIAGIVVSAILAVILSFVFSNLSTGNSRETIEGVTGLIAVFFMVTIGAWLHKKSNLQAWNQFVEKSIGSSLAKGALWSLSFTAFLAVAREGAETIIFYMGMAATISMTDLAIGILSALVVLAVIGLVIIKLSARIPVRPFFFVASLLLYYMAFKFVGVSIHALQVTGSLSAHSSDYLLYAPTLGIYASWETTIPQLIILVIVLFNLFLYSRKKAATSIPRVN; encoded by the coding sequence TTGAAACGCTATCTGTTTATCATTTGTACCTGCATGCTGCTATGGACATCTGCTCTGTCTGCCGCTGCAGCCGCGCCCCTGGTGCCAGAGCAGCTCAAGCAAATGATCGCCCTCTCTAGCGATGCCTTGATTAGCAGTGGAGATAACAACTGGGAAGAAGTAGCTAAAGCGATCAGCAGTATGAAGAGCATCTGGGAAGGCAATTCGGAAGAAACCTCCGCAGATGCACAAGCATTGACGCAAGCAATCGTGGAAGCAGAGCAAGCCCTTGCCCAAGCGAAAGCGAATCCTGACACTGCAAAGGCAGCCATCTCCAATCTGGCAAAAGCGACGGATCGTTACGTCTCGTCCAAAGAAGAAGGCGGTCAACCAAAAGAAAGAGCACACAAGCAAATTGCGGCATTGCTACCGCTCTTGCAAAACAGCATGACAGCCATCACGGAAGGCGATCTGGCGAAAGCCAAGCAATCGTACAACAGCTTCGTCACCGGCTGGTACAAGGCAGAGGGTCTTGTGCGAGCGGAAAATGCCGCAATCTACGGGGATATGGAAATCAAAATCAGCAGTGCACGCATTGCCTTGAATACAGAACCACCAGACCCTAAAAAGAGCGCAGAGAAAGTACAGGCACTCATTTCTACCGTGGACAATTATTTGTCAGGAAAAGCAGTCCAACAGGCCACTGCGAATCCTTCTTCTGAGCAGCCCACCATCTCGTCTCTCCTGGAACTCCTTGCATCGGTAGAAACAGATATCGCCAATCAGGATGCAACCGCTGCTTCTGACAAAATGGAGACCTTTATCACCTCTTGGCCCTCTGTAGAAGGCGTGGTCATGACCAAATCACAAGCTACCTACAGCAGTATCGAAGCCAAGATGGTCGCCGTCCCGACACTCATCCTGTCCAATCCCCCGCAATGGGAAAAGGCGACGGCTCATCTTGCGGAAATGAAGACAGAGCTGGCGCCATTTACGACAGCATCCTCGTACACCGCTTGGGATGCGGGACTCATCTTGTTCCGCGAAGGACTGGAGGCTATCTTGATCATCGTCTCTCTGCTTACTGTCCTGAACAAGTCAGGTAATGCCGACAAGCGCAAATGGATTTGGTCGGGGTCCATTGCCGGGATCGTAGTTTCCGCCATTCTTGCCGTCATCCTCAGTTTCGTTTTCTCCAACCTCTCCACAGGCAACTCGCGAGAAACGATTGAGGGAGTAACCGGACTGATTGCCGTCTTCTTTATGGTAACAATCGGTGCCTGGTTGCATAAGAAGTCCAATTTGCAGGCATGGAATCAATTTGTCGAGAAATCTATCGGCTCTTCTTTGGCAAAAGGAGCTCTATGGTCACTCTCATTCACCGCCTTTCTCGCTGTCGCCCGCGAAGGGGCAGAAACGATTATCTTTTATATGGGGATGGCCGCTACGATCTCCATGACAGACCTGGCGATTGGCATTTTGAGCGCGCTTGTCGTCTTGGCCGTGATTGGCTTGGTCATCATCAAGCTCAGTGCACGCATTCCGGTTCGTCCGTTCTTTTTTGTAGCCAGTCTCTTGCTCTACTACATGGCGTTTAAATTCGTCGGCGTCAGCATCCACGCTTTGCAGGTGACGGGAAGCTTATCTGCACACAGCAGCGATTACTTGTTGTATGCACCGACTCTCGGCATTTACGCGAGCTGGGAAACGACGATCCCGCAATTGATCATACTCGTGATCGTTCTCTTCAATTTGTTCCTGTATTCTCGAAAAAAAGCCGCCACTTCTATTCCGCGGGTGAACTAA
- a CDS encoding decaprenyl-phosphate phosphoribosyltransferase → MGATSNSVKVDVKTTPRVRQNMVYLLVKQLRPHQWTKNLLVFAALLFSLHKVSPDVIGKSVLAFLMFCFVSGCVYILNDFVDIKNDRNHPEKQFRPMASGALPPALALAFGAFLLLGSLFSAYYFDRLFALVLLVYFVLNVAYSLRLKHVVILDVMIISAGFVLRAIGGSLMIQTPFTPWFLLCTMLLALFLAISKRRHELILLQQDKGTHRKVLDSYSSELLNQLNTIVTTMTIISYSLFTFTSGRTIHLMWTIPLVIFGIFRYLYLITVAGQGGSPEKVLLQDKPILITVFLYVVMVAGIIYVFEFK, encoded by the coding sequence ATGGGGGCAACATCAAATTCTGTTAAAGTTGACGTCAAAACAACGCCACGCGTTCGACAAAATATGGTCTACCTATTAGTGAAGCAGCTTCGTCCACATCAATGGACGAAAAATTTGCTGGTCTTTGCTGCCTTGCTATTTTCCTTGCACAAAGTAAGTCCGGATGTCATTGGAAAATCAGTGCTGGCCTTCCTGATGTTTTGTTTTGTATCCGGCTGTGTCTACATCCTCAATGATTTTGTCGATATCAAAAATGACCGAAATCACCCGGAAAAACAGTTCCGGCCCATGGCTTCTGGTGCATTACCGCCCGCGCTCGCATTAGCATTCGGTGCGTTTTTGCTACTGGGTTCCCTTTTTAGTGCTTATTACTTTGACCGATTATTCGCGCTCGTACTGCTCGTTTACTTTGTGCTCAACGTCGCTTACTCGCTGAGGCTGAAGCATGTGGTCATTCTGGACGTCATGATTATTTCAGCCGGTTTTGTTTTGCGTGCCATCGGTGGAAGTCTGATGATCCAAACGCCGTTCACGCCGTGGTTTTTGCTCTGTACGATGCTGCTCGCACTGTTTTTGGCCATCAGCAAACGTCGCCACGAGTTGATTTTGTTGCAGCAGGATAAAGGAACGCATCGCAAAGTGCTCGACAGTTATTCGTCCGAATTGTTGAATCAGTTGAATACGATTGTTACGACCATGACAATCATCAGTTATTCCTTGTTCACTTTTACATCAGGACGCACGATTCACTTGATGTGGACCATTCCGCTCGTGATCTTTGGTATTTTCCGTTACCTGTATTTGATCACCGTCGCAGGTCAGGGCGGCAGTCCTGAAAAAGTTTTGTTGCAGGACAAGCCGATTCTCATTACGGTGTTCCTGTATGTCGTCATGGTGGCCGGGATTATTTACGTATTTGAATTTAAATAA
- a CDS encoding SMR family transporter, with product MPSIVLIIISVVLSACGQVAMKMGASSLSSNSDMLLLKFLHYFTNLPIMVGLALYGLSAFIWIAALEKVQLSYAYPMAALGYVLVAALSFLIFNEPLSLTRIVGLAIIVVGVVVISQS from the coding sequence ATGCCATCAATTGTTCTAATCATCATTTCCGTGGTCCTCAGTGCGTGTGGACAAGTCGCGATGAAGATGGGCGCATCTTCGCTCTCCAGCAACAGTGACATGCTGCTACTGAAGTTCCTGCACTATTTCACGAACCTGCCGATTATGGTGGGACTTGCGCTTTACGGACTTTCTGCGTTTATCTGGATTGCTGCGCTAGAAAAGGTGCAGCTCTCCTATGCTTATCCCATGGCAGCACTCGGATACGTGTTGGTAGCTGCGCTGTCCTTCTTGATCTTCAACGAACCGTTGTCCCTTACACGTATTGTCGGTCTGGCGATTATCGTCGTGGGCGTCGTCGTCATTTCTCAGTCGTAA
- a CDS encoding divergent PAP2 family protein, with translation MLYAVAPFIGWLVSGITKFLINYLRFGSRAKEMVGNGGFPSTHTTVMVTTVFLIGLQEGFTHPAFGLGVAVTFIVIIDATGLRRAVGKHAEALNKLAKEHPNVFPAKPLRESMGHTRWEIAGGLVLGVLLATVLHLLAANLPNLIG, from the coding sequence ATGTTATATGCGGTAGCGCCGTTCATCGGCTGGCTTGTGTCCGGAATAACCAAATTTTTGATTAATTACCTCCGTTTTGGGTCCCGGGCCAAAGAAATGGTCGGGAACGGCGGGTTTCCCAGCACGCACACAACTGTCATGGTCACGACTGTGTTTCTGATAGGTTTGCAGGAGGGCTTTACTCATCCTGCATTCGGGCTGGGTGTGGCTGTGACGTTTATTGTGATCATCGATGCGACTGGATTGCGCAGAGCGGTAGGAAAACATGCAGAGGCACTCAACAAGCTCGCAAAGGAACATCCGAACGTGTTTCCCGCCAAACCTTTGCGCGAAAGCATGGGACATACCAGATGGGAAATTGCCGGGGGTCTGGTGCTCGGGGTACTGCTTGCGACCGTATTGCATCTGCTGGCAGCGAACCTCCCTAACCTCATTGGCTAG
- a CDS encoding OsmC family protein produces the protein MPVETFKATAHLQKGMVVKASSRNFEITIDEPKSLGGTDTGMNPVELVLSALGACQSIVARVYARKFNVQLDDFWVEVEGDLDTDGFMNKSDVRRGYSEIRYTFHIKTDAPREQVESFVEFLEQTCPVGDTIANPVTLKLNGIVIEKPSELKAND, from the coding sequence ATGCCTGTTGAAACATTCAAAGCAACTGCACATCTACAGAAGGGAATGGTTGTGAAGGCCAGTTCCAGAAACTTTGAGATAACCATCGATGAACCGAAAAGCTTGGGAGGAACGGATACTGGGATGAACCCCGTTGAACTGGTACTCTCCGCATTAGGTGCATGCCAATCTATCGTTGCCAGAGTATATGCCAGGAAGTTTAACGTTCAACTAGACGATTTTTGGGTGGAAGTCGAAGGCGATCTCGATACAGATGGCTTCATGAACAAATCTGATGTTCGACGCGGGTATTCTGAAATCCGATACACCTTTCATATCAAAACCGATGCTCCTAGAGAGCAAGTAGAGTCTTTTGTGGAATTTTTGGAACAGACATGCCCCGTTGGAGATACGATTGCGAATCCAGTCACTCTTAAATTAAACGGTATTGTTATTGAAAAACCGAGCGAGCTAAAGGCGAATGATTAA
- a CDS encoding undecaprenyl-diphosphate phosphatase, translating into MGLWEAFVAIVLGLVEGLTEFAPVSSTGHMIIVDDFLFQTKDLFSPEVANTFKIVIQLGSILAVVVLMWDRFMSLLGLKKLAGKSEIQAGPRLNLATVIVGLIPAGILGVLFDDYIDEYLFSTKTVVIGLVLGALLMLAADWFRPRRSKIESVDQITYKQAFLVGLIQCFSLWPGFSRSGSTISGGVLLGMSHRAAADFTFIMAVPIMAGASFLSLLKRWDAITMDSIPFFVIGFISAFVFALLSIRFFLKLINRIKLTPFAIYRLVLAAVIYFVFM; encoded by the coding sequence TTGGGTCTCTGGGAAGCTTTTGTCGCGATTGTGCTGGGGCTAGTAGAAGGTTTGACTGAGTTTGCCCCTGTTTCCTCTACGGGTCACATGATCATCGTGGATGACTTTTTGTTCCAAACGAAAGATTTGTTTTCACCTGAAGTGGCCAACACCTTCAAAATTGTCATTCAGCTCGGCTCGATTTTGGCCGTTGTCGTTTTGATGTGGGATCGGTTCATGAGCTTGCTCGGTTTGAAAAAGCTGGCGGGTAAGAGTGAGATTCAGGCAGGACCTCGACTGAATTTGGCTACGGTCATTGTGGGGCTGATTCCTGCGGGGATTCTGGGTGTTCTGTTTGACGACTACATCGATGAGTATTTGTTCTCGACGAAGACCGTTGTAATCGGACTCGTGCTGGGCGCTCTTCTCATGCTTGCTGCGGATTGGTTCCGACCAAGACGTTCCAAGATCGAGTCGGTTGACCAAATTACGTACAAGCAAGCGTTTCTGGTCGGACTTATTCAATGCTTCTCCCTGTGGCCTGGCTTTTCCCGTTCGGGTTCCACGATCTCGGGGGGCGTACTGTTGGGCATGAGCCATCGGGCAGCGGCAGACTTCACGTTTATTATGGCTGTGCCGATCATGGCGGGCGCGAGCTTTTTGTCGCTGTTGAAGCGCTGGGATGCGATTACAATGGACAGCATTCCGTTTTTCGTCATCGGTTTTATTAGCGCGTTTGTGTTCGCGCTTCTGTCGATCCGTTTCTTCTTGAAGCTGATCAACCGCATCAAGCTGACACCTTTTGCCATTTATCGCTTGGTGCTGGCAGCAGTCATTTACTTTGTGTTTATGTAA
- a CDS encoding glycosyl hydrolase family 18 protein: MSNIKKRSIILTVLLIVACITLVWYVMKWNDTESIEIVDAANNRTELTAWVVDWQWESGLEDFRRMTDGLSSVQVFAAYFDENNKLHFTDRMTKAMPEIKEASKQGSYVDLDLTIVNDRLNSDGTQVQKDPSIVSRLMATDASRTKHIMEIKNAVIQNGFHGLEIDYERIDEKDWDNFLTFIHTLYQHMEQEGKSLRIVLEPRAPIEDLALPKGPTYVMMAYNLYGTNTEPGPKADHAFIEQLANRMKKVPGDKVMALSVGGFDWASDGKVTAVTEKQAADLAISSVEPQKRDKASGSLYFDYMDEDGQKHTVWYADEETLSQWVVVAKKAGIEKMALWRLGDMGEGTLQYVNR; encoded by the coding sequence GTGTCAAACATCAAGAAACGATCGATCATTTTGACTGTTCTTCTGATAGTAGCGTGTATCACCCTCGTGTGGTACGTGATGAAATGGAATGATACCGAAAGCATAGAGATTGTAGATGCAGCCAACAACAGGACGGAGTTGACTGCCTGGGTGGTAGACTGGCAGTGGGAATCCGGTTTGGAGGATTTCCGCAGGATGACGGATGGCTTGTCCAGTGTGCAAGTCTTCGCCGCGTATTTTGATGAAAACAACAAGCTGCACTTTACTGACCGCATGACCAAGGCGATGCCGGAAATCAAGGAAGCATCGAAGCAGGGCAGCTATGTCGATCTCGATTTGACCATTGTGAATGATCGTCTTAACAGTGATGGTACGCAGGTTCAAAAGGACCCGTCGATTGTCAGCCGGCTCATGGCGACAGATGCAAGCCGTACCAAGCACATTATGGAGATCAAGAATGCCGTGATCCAGAATGGCTTTCATGGTTTAGAAATCGATTATGAGAGAATTGACGAGAAAGACTGGGACAACTTCCTTACTTTTATCCATACCTTGTATCAGCATATGGAGCAGGAGGGGAAGTCGCTTCGCATCGTATTGGAGCCGCGCGCGCCGATTGAAGACTTGGCATTGCCAAAGGGACCTACTTACGTCATGATGGCTTATAATTTGTACGGTACGAATACAGAGCCAGGTCCCAAAGCCGATCATGCATTTATTGAGCAGCTCGCCAATCGAATGAAAAAGGTGCCGGGTGACAAGGTCATGGCCCTCTCTGTAGGCGGATTTGATTGGGCTTCTGATGGAAAAGTGACGGCTGTGACGGAAAAACAGGCAGCAGACCTTGCTATCTCTAGTGTCGAGCCGCAAAAGCGGGATAAAGCGAGTGGTAGTTTGTACTTCGACTATATGGATGAAGACGGACAAAAGCACACGGTTTGGTATGCGGATGAAGAGACACTGTCTCAATGGGTCGTAGTTGCGAAGAAAGCGGGCATTGAGAAAATGGCACTCTGGCGACTAGGTGACATGGGGGAAGGGACTTTGCAATATGTGAATCGATGA
- a CDS encoding polysaccharide deacetylase family protein, with protein sequence MGKTTSDVLDYRKKDRNKFIKTLIQVAILVVLGVMLYNAVFDWKKYEEPNKANWTNEKGFIAISYFGVGRSGTPKLVAKKQLDEQLQALYDQGYQTISQQDILDFYKKKKPLPDKALFLAFEDGRNDSSLFAQPLLEKYNFKATALSYGNKMGNSENKFLQPEDLKKMMENGFWELGSNGYRLTYINVFDDQGNFIGVKDESELTNKTKVGYYNHYLMDFIRDSNMIPIEDRSKMEARMDKDYKLMNDTYMDQLGFVPGAYMIMHANTLYGGMNRLVADANDANIKKYFTMHFNREGTAYNDSEGDLYDLTRVQPEPYWYTNHLLMRIQKDTDEKIRFVRGDEEQAKEWDRLGGAAQFMEDQIVLTSPAAGSGMLYLKNSDTQKDIKLSAKLEGNVIGKQTIYLRYDREKGSFVRVVLHDNELRVEQKKEKGEVQELFKTELSQVIWNPEDLTFDRASVYTREQGESGAPELEKYPINIKNTRQLEITVQGDRLSVSVDKTPLMDQQQIDPSISSGGVALEAAYSEVNKKDDIYDGVFADVQIGSQVQPNGEQQTLFSNVQTGFAGVVSSIKKAFSSTMDWVIDTF encoded by the coding sequence ATGGGGAAAACGACGAGCGATGTCTTGGACTATCGGAAAAAAGATCGCAATAAATTCATCAAGACGCTGATCCAGGTCGCTATCTTAGTCGTCCTGGGTGTCATGTTATATAATGCGGTATTTGATTGGAAGAAGTACGAGGAGCCGAATAAGGCGAACTGGACGAATGAAAAAGGCTTTATCGCCATCTCCTATTTTGGCGTAGGTCGTTCGGGTACACCGAAATTAGTAGCCAAGAAGCAATTGGACGAGCAGCTGCAGGCGTTGTATGACCAGGGCTATCAAACGATCTCGCAACAAGATATCTTGGACTTTTACAAGAAAAAGAAGCCACTTCCTGACAAGGCACTGTTTTTGGCTTTTGAAGATGGCCGCAACGATTCGAGCTTGTTTGCCCAACCGCTTTTGGAGAAGTACAACTTCAAAGCAACAGCATTGTCTTACGGCAACAAGATGGGAAACAGCGAGAACAAATTCCTCCAGCCGGAAGACTTGAAAAAAATGATGGAAAATGGCTTCTGGGAGCTCGGTTCCAACGGCTATCGGTTGACGTATATCAATGTGTTTGATGATCAGGGCAATTTCATCGGGGTAAAGGATGAGAGTGAATTAACGAATAAAACAAAGGTGGGCTACTATAACCACTACTTGATGGACTTTATCCGTGACAGCAATATGATCCCGATTGAAGACAGAAGCAAGATGGAAGCGAGAATGGACAAAGACTACAAGCTGATGAATGATACGTATATGGACCAATTGGGCTTTGTCCCGGGTGCCTATATGATTATGCATGCGAACACCCTGTATGGCGGCATGAATCGCCTGGTAGCGGATGCGAACGACGCGAATATCAAAAAGTATTTTACGATGCACTTTAACCGGGAAGGTACCGCCTACAACGACAGCGAGGGTGATCTGTACGACCTGACCCGCGTGCAGCCAGAGCCTTACTGGTACACGAATCATTTGTTAATGCGCATCCAAAAAGACACTGACGAGAAGATTCGCTTCGTTCGCGGCGATGAAGAGCAGGCCAAAGAGTGGGATCGTCTCGGTGGCGCCGCGCAATTTATGGAGGATCAGATCGTCCTGACCTCTCCAGCTGCTGGCTCTGGCATGTTATATTTAAAAAACAGCGACACCCAGAAGGATATCAAGCTTTCTGCCAAACTGGAAGGGAATGTAATCGGCAAGCAGACGATTTATTTGCGCTATGATCGGGAAAAAGGCAGCTTTGTACGGGTCGTTCTGCATGATAATGAGCTACGCGTCGAGCAGAAGAAGGAAAAAGGAGAAGTTCAGGAGCTTTTCAAGACGGAATTGAGCCAAGTGATTTGGAATCCAGAAGATTTGACCTTTGACCGTGCCTCTGTTTATACGCGAGAGCAAGGTGAGTCAGGTGCTCCCGAGCTGGAAAAATACCCGATTAACATTAAAAATACGCGTCAACTCGAAATCACTGTTCAAGGAGACCGTCTCAGTGTTTCCGTGGATAAAACACCGCTCATGGATCAGCAACAGATCGACCCGAGCATTAGTAGCGGTGGTGTTGCATTGGAAGCGGCCTATAGTGAAGTGAACAAAAAAGACGATATTTATGACGGTGTGTTTGCGGACGTACAGATTGGGTCCCAGGTGCAACCAAATGGTGAGCAGCAGACGCTGTTCAGTAATGTGCAGACAGGGTTTGCAGGAGTCGTCAGTTCGATCAAGAAAGCTTTTTCTTCCACAATGGACTGGGTCATCGACACCTTTTAA